TTCCCAAATTCTGGAAAAACCGCACGTTACCCTGGATGAGATTGGCCACCTCATCTCCGCGGACCCGGCCCTGGCCGCCCGGGTGTTGAGGATGGTCAATTCGGCCATTTACGGCTTCCCGGGACGTATTTTCTCTGTTTCGCACGCAGTTATGCTGCTGGGACTCAACGTAATCAAGGGAATGCTGCTGGGGATTTCGTTTTTTGACATCATGCAGAAATTAATGGACGGCCTGTGGGAACATTCCCTCGGCTGCGCCGTTATCGCCCGGTCTATCGCTGAGAAAAAGGGGGTAAGCGATCCGGAAGAGGTGGCAATAGCCGCTCTCATCCACGACATCGGCAAGATCATTCTGATTATGGAGTTTCCGCAGGCATATGAAGGAGTGATGAAAGATGCAGCGGAGAGGCGCGTTTCCGTAAGCAAGGCGGAAATAGCGGTTTTTCGGGAAACCCATGCGGCGGTCGGCATGTGGCTTTCCCAAAAATGGCGCTTTCCGCACTTGATTTCATCTTCAATGAGATCCCCGACATAGTGATCGTGGAGATCGTCAGCGGGGACGAAGCGACGGTGCCGAGGCTAAGCAGCGTGAAGGAAGATCCACTGTTCAGCCAGATACCGGTTATTGCCGTCTTCAGGGAGGAACCCCTTGCCGAGGCGTGGGAAAGTATCCTCGTTGAGGATTATCTAAGGAAGGATGATCTCGGGCGGGATCTGCTCTTGCGGGTCAATTTGGCAGTGACCCGCTACAACCGCGTTGTTGAAGTCAATCCATTGACCCGGCTTCCGGGGAATATCTCCATCAACCGACAAATACAAAGGCGTTTGGACAAAGGAGAAGGCTTTGCCTTTGCGTACGCTGATCTTTCAGAATTCAAGCCGTTCAACGACAGATACGGCTTCTCCCGCGGCGACGAGGTGCTTAAAATAACCGGTCGCATCATTCTCAATATCGTCAAAAGCAAACAGCCGACGGGAAGTTTTGTGGGACATATCGGCGGGGATGATTTTGTTTTTATTATGGAAAAAAGTCTTATCCAGGATGCTTGCCGCGATGTAATCAAAGCCTTCGATCATATAATCCCCACCTTTTATGACTCCCAGGACAGGGAAAATAACGGCATCGACTCAGTGGATCGTCGGGGCGTCTTGATGTCTTTTCCGTTCATCAGCCTTGCTATCGGCGTTACCGATACGGCAGGACGGAGCCTTACTCACTTCGGACAGGTGACAGGCGCCGCTTCCGAGATGAAGAATCTGGCGAAGAAAAAGCGGGACAGCTCCTTTAGCGTCGATAAACGCATCATCCAACCGCGTTGAGGTTGAAAGGCGGGCAAGCGCTTCATTCAAGATAACAGACCGCCATACGGCTGTGCGGAGCAAAGCGCAGATAAATGCACCGCCGCCCCTCCGCTATCGCCTGTCGTATAAACGGCTCGGTAAAATGAGTGTAATCATCAATGTTCTCAACTCGCCAGACAACGTTGTCGCCAAGCCTTAGTCCCTGAACTACCTGATCGAGGGCGGGCAAACCGCTCGACACGGTTTCAGTTTCTATGATGCAAGCATCCTCTCATTGCCTTTATCATAATCTTTCCCTCCTTTATTTTAGGTAATCCCTGATGCGGCTTTCCATCTCTTCGTATCGGAAGAGCCTGTTGAAATCGATAAGGCCCGCCATCGCCCTTGAATAGGCGCGAACCCCGGTTTCTTCGAGAATAGACACGGGATTCAGCCCCCCGATAATGATTGCCCCGATGCGGCCCTCCGCTACGGGAATGTCAAGAACAGCTTGACCGGGCTTGCCAATTTTTACCAGCCCCCCGAGCCCGATCCTTCCCAGCTTCTCCGTAAGCTGCTCCACCGCTTCGAGGCTTCCCGCGGGGAACTCCCGGAAGCTGGCCCCAATCCTGCCGTTCCCCGTCCGCACAACATCAAGGTAATTTGTCATGCCGCTTCTGATGAAAATCTCCAGAGGATCGATGCTTGTTCCATCATACATGATGATTTCAACAAAGCGGGCCGGCTTTTTGTCCACCATTTCCAGGAGCCCGCCGAATCGCGATGTAACCGGAATGCCGTGCTTCAGCATAACTCCATTGAGGGTAATGGAACAGACGGTCCCTATCCCGATCATTCCTTCGGGAATCTTGATGTATCCACAGCTTTCGCCGGGGCCCAAAAACGCCAGAAGCTGCCCCATGGCATAACCGTTTTCGTAAACTTTTGAGATCATGGGTATATTCTTGGCCAGCAGGCCTGGTTCCACCACGGTCACATTGATCAGAACGGAGCCGGCGGCAGTGTTCAGATTGAAATCCATCCGGTACGTCAATTGGTCGATCTTGGAGGATAAAAATCCGACACGCTCGATAATCCGAAAGGATTGGAGTTCTTCCATACCGCGAACGGTGATGGCGTGCCCCTTTTTGCCGTTACTGTCGGTCAAGCCTTCGGCAACCATCTTCTGCAAATAGAGACGCACCGTCCTTTCGCTGATCTCATGGCCGAGAGCTGCCAGCTCCTCGGCAACCCGAGAACTGCTGAGCGGGTCTTTCGCGTTTTTCATAACATTCAAGATTAGAATTTCTTTTCTTTTTTTCTTGTCTTCCATAGTCTTTTCCCTCTTATTTCGCTCATTGCGGCACAGGTAAACATATATGACAACGGTATGTCAACTTGATAGTTTGGAATAAAAGCACCTCCCGATTCCCCCAATAGCACTCAATTGTTCGCCGAAAAGTATTTAACCTATCCGGCAATCATTGATAGTACAATCGGCATAATTGCCAATATCGCCGAGCATGCAATTTAAAGTCAAGCATTTTTATTTTTGCGATTTTTTATGTTGCCCTTCTATAATACAATACATTTACTAAAAAACTTGACAGTGAACAAAGAGCTTGGTAAGGATTCCGAAAATTGAGGGCGTGCTTATACGGCAATGATATTCCGATGTGACGGTAATGTGTGGCCGATGAATAAATATCTCCGGCGTAATGGTTAGCGGTTAAAATTGAGGCGAGAATAGTCCGCAGCGGTCGCTTGTGCCGGATGAAAATATGAGTGATAGCAGTAGTTCCATAATGATTGGACGTTCTTGACAAACAAGGGAAGCAGTAAATTTATTAAAGGAGGTAGGGAAAATGGTAAAAGAAAATCCGTTTGTGGTTGCGCAGAAACAGCTTGATCAGTGCGCGAAGATACTAAACCTCGACCCCGGTGTGCAGGCAATTTTGAAGGTTCCGTCGCGGGAACTGCACGTTTCTATTCCGGTGCGGATGGACGACGGCTCCCTGAAGGTTTTCCAGGGGTTCCGTATCCAGTACAATGACGCGAAGGGCCCCTGCAAGGGCGGAATCCGCTTTCATCCCGAGGAAACCGTCGATACCGTCCGCGCCCTCGCCGCCTGGATGACCTGGAAATGCTCACTGCTCGATCTGCCGCTTGGCGGCGGCAAGGGCGGGATAATCTGCA
Above is a genomic segment from Syntrophobacterales bacterium containing:
- a CDS encoding HDOD domain-containing protein → MEIIDITKQRTRIENIGALPTAPGSLKRISQILEKPHVTLDEIGHLISADPALAARVLRMVNSAIYGFPGRIFSVSHAVMLLGLNVIKGMLLGISFFDIMQKLMDGLWEHSLGCAVIARSIAEKKGVSDPEEVAIAALIHDIGKIILIMEFPQAYEGVMKDAAERRVSVSKAEIAVFRETHAAVGMWLSQKWRFPHLISSSMRSPT
- a CDS encoding diguanylate cyclase; amino-acid sequence: MAFPKMALSALDFIFNEIPDIVIVEIVSGDEATVPRLSSVKEDPLFSQIPVIAVFREEPLAEAWESILVEDYLRKDDLGRDLLLRVNLAVTRYNRVVEVNPLTRLPGNISINRQIQRRLDKGEGFAFAYADLSEFKPFNDRYGFSRGDEVLKITGRIILNIVKSKQPTGSFVGHIGGDDFVFIMEKSLIQDACRDVIKAFDHIIPTFYDSQDRENNGIDSVDRRGVLMSFPFISLAIGVTDTAGRSLTHFGQVTGAASEMKNLAKKKRDSSFSVDKRIIQPR
- a CDS encoding DUF128 domain-containing protein, which gives rise to MEDKKKRKEILILNVMKNAKDPLSSSRVAEELAALGHEISERTVRLYLQKMVAEGLTDSNGKKGHAITVRGMEELQSFRIIERVGFLSSKIDQLTYRMDFNLNTAAGSVLINVTVVEPGLLAKNIPMISKVYENGYAMGQLLAFLGPGESCGYIKIPEGMIGIGTVCSITLNGVMLKHGIPVTSRFGGLLEMVDKKPARFVEIIMYDGTSIDPLEIFIRSGMTNYLDVVRTGNGRIGASFREFPAGSLEAVEQLTEKLGRIGLGGLVKIGKPGQAVLDIPVAEGRIGAIIIGGLNPVSILEETGVRAYSRAMAGLIDFNRLFRYEEMESRIRDYLK